The genomic segment TATCGATAAAGTCTCCCTGTTTTGCTATTAAACAAAATGATATAAAAAATGAGTAAATAAGTTACAATACAGCTTTATTATCAATGAATAATAGTAATTTCATTAAGATTATCAAAAAATTCAACTTACCGCTAATCCATAAATAGGAGACTGCTTTTTTATTCCCTTACCTAGATTACCTAGAAACTCAAAAAAAAATTAATCAATTAACCTTACTACATTCGTCATTAACCTACAAGCGATCGCAAGCCAATATAGAATTATTTGTTAACGGTATTAGACGGACAATGTGTCCTTTTGAATATTAATTAGGCGCAGGGTCACTATTTCTTTTCTAAAGCATTTACAATAAATAAGCAATCCCGTTTTTTAAAAACAGTTTTTAATGACTAACACTCCTATAAGAATAATCCGCAAACGATCTTCTGCTACTGACCCCACACCCGCAGCAACCGACACATCATCTCTGACTGGTTCAGACACCGGTGTTGAAACCCTAACAGATAGCAGCGATCGCACCCCAGGAATAGACTCAGACGAATTAGACCTCTCCACGATCAAACTCCCTCCAGGCTTTCAAGCCAAACTCCAACAAGAAACAGCAGCTAACTCCACTGCACCACCGGCATCCGTGCCAATTGCTGTTGTTCAAAAAGGGGGCAACTCATTAAATGAAATCAAAGCCGATTTGCTACTGGATCACTTACAAGAATTTAGTGATGAGGAATTTTGGGACGCTGATTGCGATTTGAGGTTCGCTCTCAAAGATTTATCCTCGGATTACATGGATTTTTTGCTCAGTTATGAATGATTAAAGCTAAAATATCCGTTCCCATGAACCGAAAAATGTTGCTCGTATTATCTTAAAATACGTAAATAAATGTTCACTCACGGAGTGCGCTCTTAAGAGAATAGGGGCAGCGACCCCCCCAAAAATTCTTACTTATGGAAAATTTAGAAAAACTAAGTTTAGAATCTAAAAGACTTATTTTACAACCCATTTCCATCTTATATATAGAAGATGTTTTTCGAGAATTTACAAGCGAAATTACCACCTTCATGTATCCGAAACCCCCCCAGAATCTGAGGGAAACCGAAAAGATAATTAAAGACATGATTCAACAACGAGAAAATCAAACTGAAATAGTATTAGTAATTCTTAAAAAAGATAATTTAGAGTTTTTAGGGATTGGCGAAGTGGGCGCTATTAATACTGATGCACCGCACTTAGGAATTTGGCTCAAGCAATCCGCTCATGGTAATGGTTTTGGTAAAGAGGCAGTTAATCAACTCAAAAATTGGGCGGATAAAAATTTGAAATATAATTATCTTTCCTATCCGGTTGATAAAAGAAATATTCCCAGTCGGAAAATAGCAGAAAGTATTGGGGGAAAAATATTTAGGGAATTTCAACAAACTAACAAGAACGGTAATCTTCTTGATGAGGTTGAATACAGGATTTATAAATAAACAGCTTTTTACTGGAATTCTGCCACTTTACCTAATGGTCATGTGGTGGCCATCGGGGCTAGTGGATCACGAAAGACTCAAACCTTAAAAGCGATCGCCTACTCCATCAAACAAACCTACCCCGCCATTCAAATTTTCTGCATTGACTTTCATGGCGATCAGGAAATCATAGGCGAGACTTGCTATCCGTTGCACATGGCCTCACCTTATGGAATTAACCCACTGACCATCAATTTAGACCGAGAAGGAGGGGGGCCAAATTTACAAGCGATCGCTGTTGCTCTCAAAGAAAAGCAGCAACTAGCACAAGAAACCTCTTCAAATACAGGAGTGGGTAAATGACTCTGACTTCGCCTGAGCGTCAAAAGCTGTTTCAAACTCTAAAAGCGATCGCCGGGTAGGAGGAGTTAATCCAATGGTTTTAACTGTACTAAACCGCCTTAAATTGTTACCAATGACACTAAGTACGGAAAAAGAAATTTGTCGGAATTAATCAACCGCTTTACCGTCAACATTTTTTATTTTAACTTTATATGTTTTTAAAATAAAAAGTTAAAAGCAAGCCTTAATTTTAAAAATACATTTAGATAATTTTTAAAATCTATGTATTTTTACCGACAGTTGTAATTGAGAAATTACACCTTCTTATTATCAAGAGTTTATTTTTTTTCTTGACAAAAAATAATCAAAGGTATAAATTTACAATTAT from the Gloeothece citriformis PCC 7424 genome contains:
- a CDS encoding GNAT family N-acetyltransferase; this translates as MENLEKLSLESKRLILQPISILYIEDVFREFTSEITTFMYPKPPQNLRETEKIIKDMIQQRENQTEIVLVILKKDNLEFLGIGEVGAINTDAPHLGIWLKQSAHGNGFGKEAVNQLKNWADKNLKYNYLSYPVDKRNIPSRKIAESIGGKIFREFQQTNKNGNLLDEVEYRIYK